CAGCTCATCCCCCCTATCCCCCTCTACCgccgtcttcttcgagcTCATCGTCTCTTACCAGTTGATATGCGCTATATGGGCGACTCTTATGTCAAGTCCGAGTTTCGACTGACGCGGACCACTGATAACCCATTGCATATTATTGGCTTCCTCTCTCAATGGAAAATGTACCTCGATGAGATTGAGAGCTCGCTCATCAGACCAGATGGCAGGAAGCAGGGTCAAGCTGTAgaatggagagggaaaaagcTGGATACGGGTGCTTTTGAAAAGCTCTCGACAGAGCAGGTGGGGCAGCTGTACGAGCTCATGCACGCGACCAAGGATGTCTGGAAATCGTGCGTTGTGGTTTTGTGCCTCCGCAAAGGGAGGAGCTAACCGGTTGTGAAAAGACCAGAACAGATTGAGCGAGAAGCCAATTCCGCCGGAGTCAGCCCTGTGAACCCCAACGACCCCACCACTGCTGGTAACT
This window of the Cryptococcus neoformans var. neoformans B-3501A chromosome 2, whole genome shotgun sequence genome carries:
- a CDS encoding hypothetical protein (HMMPfam hit to ACN9, ACN9 family, score: 127.8, E(): 2.5e-35); protein product: MRPTLLRLANASGPLPLSVSQASVQLIPPIPLYRRLLRAHRLLPVDMRYMGDSYVKSEFRLTRTTDNPLHIIGFLSQWKMYLDEIESSLIRPDGRKQGQAVEWRGKKLDTGAFEKLSTEQVGQLYELMHATKDVWKSPEQIEREANSAGVSPVNPNDPTTAGNS